The Salvia splendens isolate huo1 chromosome 21, SspV2, whole genome shotgun sequence genome includes a window with the following:
- the LOC121785377 gene encoding protein REVEILLE 6-like isoform X1 codes for MFSLNTNQHEGFFLDRNGMALPNIGLFSPPAAGHATSPAEDSNKKIRKPYTITKSRESWTEPEHDKFLEALQLFDRDWKKIEAFIGSKTVIQIRSHAQKYFLKVQKSGTNEHLPPPRPKRKAAHPYPQKASKIAPVLSQERPSFQGSAAVPDNGFGRRPDPSAILRNESAASIPGWTEKPLQNAKFLHATGGDTGQTMPYICYSGSNNSTTRTRPTVLPDFGQVYSFIGSVFDPNVTGHLQKLKKMEPIDIETVLLLMRNLSINLASRDFENHRRVLSSYEIDPKNPL; via the exons ATGTTCTCATTGAACACGAATCAACACGAGGGCTTCTTCTTGGATCGGAACGGCATGGCGTTGCCGAACATCGGCCTATTTTCGCCTCCGGCAGCTGGACACGCCACGTCTCCGGCTGAGGATTCCAATAAAAAAATCCGGAAACCCTACACCATTACCAAGTCACGTGAGAGCTGGACCGAACCGGAGCACGACAAGTTCCTCGAAGCGCTCCAGCT CTTCGATCGTgattggaagaagattgaagcatTTATTGGATCCAAAACAGTTATTCAG ATACGTAGCCATGCACAGAAGTATTTTCTTAAAGTTCAAAAGAGTGGAACCAATGAACATCTTCCGCCACCTCGGCCAAAAAGAAAAGCTGCTCATCCATATCCCCAAAAAGCTTCTAAAATTG ctCCAGTTCTTTCACAAGAGAGACCATCCTTCCAAGGCTCAGCTGCTGTTCCTGATAATGGATTTGGAAGGAGGCCTGATCCTTCTGCAATACTAAGAAATGAATCTGCTGCATCTATACCTGGCTGGACAGAGAAACCTTTGCAGAACGCCAAATTTTTGCATGCAACTGGAG GTGATACCGGACAGACGATGCCCTATATTTGCTATTCTGGTAGCAACAACAGCACAACAAGGACAAGGCCCACAG TTCTCCCTGATTTTGGTCAAGTGTACAGTTTCATAGGCAGTGTCTTCGACCCAAATGTGACTGGCCATTTGCAAAAATTGAAGAAGATGGAGCCTATCGATATTGAGACA GTACTATTGTTGATGAGGAATCTCTCAATCAATTTGGCTAGTCGTGATTTCGAGAATCAT AGAAGGGTGCTTTCCTCATATGAGATTGACCCCAAGAATCCTTTGTAG
- the LOC121783344 gene encoding heavy metal-associated isoprenylated plant protein 39-like, whose translation MMKVILKLDFTDDKTKQKALKNVSGLFGLESISLDSKDKKLTVTGDIDPIDVVAKLRKICYTEIISVGPAKEPEKKKEDPKKAAEDKKKAEEAAAQLLKAHQQAYYQNLYYYQNHPPAAVAPAPAYPAYYQRSSEEDPNACVIS comes from the exons ATGATG AAAGTTATACTGAAACTGGATTTCACCGACGACAAAACCAAGCAAAAAGCCCTGAAAAACGTCTCCGGCCTCTTCG GTCTGGAGTCAATCTCACTGGATTCAAAGGACAAAAAGCTGACCGTAACTGGAGACATAGATCCCATAGATGTGGTGGCGAAGCTGAGGAAGATTTGCTACACAGAGATAATATCAGTGGGGCCCGCGAAGGAgccggagaagaagaaggaggacCCTAAGAAAGCTGCCGAAGACAAGAAGAAGGCCGAAGAAGCCGCGGCCCAATTGCTCAAAGCCCATCAGCAGGCCTACTACCAGAACCTCTACTACTACCAGAATCATCCGCCCGCCGCCGTGGCGCCGGCGCCGGCGTACCCGGCTTACTATCAGAGGAGCTCCGAGGAGGATCCCAATGCTTGCGTTATttcttaa
- the LOC121785377 gene encoding protein REVEILLE 6-like isoform X2, translating into MFSLNTNQHEGFFLDRNGMALPNIGLFSPPAAGHATSPAEDSNKKIRKPYTITKSRESWTEPEHDKFLEALQLFDRDWKKIEAFIGSKTVIQIRSHAQKYFLKVQKSGTNEHLPPPRPKRKAAHPYPQKASKIVLSQERPSFQGSAAVPDNGFGRRPDPSAILRNESAASIPGWTEKPLQNAKFLHATGGDTGQTMPYICYSGSNNSTTRTRPTVLPDFGQVYSFIGSVFDPNVTGHLQKLKKMEPIDIETVLLLMRNLSINLASRDFENHRRVLSSYEIDPKNPL; encoded by the exons ATGTTCTCATTGAACACGAATCAACACGAGGGCTTCTTCTTGGATCGGAACGGCATGGCGTTGCCGAACATCGGCCTATTTTCGCCTCCGGCAGCTGGACACGCCACGTCTCCGGCTGAGGATTCCAATAAAAAAATCCGGAAACCCTACACCATTACCAAGTCACGTGAGAGCTGGACCGAACCGGAGCACGACAAGTTCCTCGAAGCGCTCCAGCT CTTCGATCGTgattggaagaagattgaagcatTTATTGGATCCAAAACAGTTATTCAG ATACGTAGCCATGCACAGAAGTATTTTCTTAAAGTTCAAAAGAGTGGAACCAATGAACATCTTCCGCCACCTCGGCCAAAAAGAAAAGCTGCTCATCCATATCCCCAAAAAGCTTCTAAAATTG TTCTTTCACAAGAGAGACCATCCTTCCAAGGCTCAGCTGCTGTTCCTGATAATGGATTTGGAAGGAGGCCTGATCCTTCTGCAATACTAAGAAATGAATCTGCTGCATCTATACCTGGCTGGACAGAGAAACCTTTGCAGAACGCCAAATTTTTGCATGCAACTGGAG GTGATACCGGACAGACGATGCCCTATATTTGCTATTCTGGTAGCAACAACAGCACAACAAGGACAAGGCCCACAG TTCTCCCTGATTTTGGTCAAGTGTACAGTTTCATAGGCAGTGTCTTCGACCCAAATGTGACTGGCCATTTGCAAAAATTGAAGAAGATGGAGCCTATCGATATTGAGACA GTACTATTGTTGATGAGGAATCTCTCAATCAATTTGGCTAGTCGTGATTTCGAGAATCAT AGAAGGGTGCTTTCCTCATATGAGATTGACCCCAAGAATCCTTTGTAG